From the Candidatus Poribacteria bacterium genome, the window CGACTTCGGTGGTGGCAATTCTTTCCCCGGCGTCACAGAACAAGGCTATCCAGATCTGGATGAAGTTATCAAAATCAGAAAGCGAATTCGTTCTTGGGGACTTGACATCAACCGCGTGACCCTACCCGACATCACCGAGACATTTATGAAAGGGCTGCCGGGCGCAGAAAAAGAGCTGGAAAACACCTGCAATGCCTTAAAGGTTTTCGCGGAAGCAGGCGTTCCTATCGCAAGGCAGCGATTCTGGGGCGATACCTTCAACGAAATAATGACCCGTTACAATTCGGAGCATCGTGGCGGTTACCTATCGCGTGGAGAAAGCCGTGGGTTGACGGTGAATCCTCCCGAAACACCAAACTTTGAGGAACTCGAAGAGTGGTGGAAACGCTTCTGCGAGGTCTACGGACATCTCGTTCCCATCGCTGAAGATAATGATATAAAGCTCGCCATCCATCCCTCCGACACGCCCAATCCCGATACACCATTGGGAAGCCTGGGATTCCATCGCGTGATTGACGCCTTCCCCAGCAGAAATGTTGGATACCTCTACTGCTGCGGCACCAGAGGTGAAGCGGGTAGCACCCCTCTCGTTCTCGACGAGATCAACAACTATGGTCGTAAAGGCAAGATTTTTATGATTCACCTACGCAACGTCCGAGGAAGCCTTGCAACTGCCGGCGCCTTTGAAGAGGTCCTCCTAGACGACGGCGACATGAATATGTTCAAAATTGTCCTCGAACTCCATAAGGTCGGATTCGACGGTTGCCTAAACCCCGACCATATCCCCCGTATGGAGGGCGACGACGGATTGGCATATTCGGTCGGGTACATCAAAGCATTGTTCGCTGCGCTATCAGTCATCTAGGGCGCGCCGCTGCGATCATTGTACCTGCCAACCGTTCGGGTTCAGAGAACCAAACAAAAGGGAGATAACAAAATGCCCGATTCCAAAATGTCGCTTGGTATCGAGGCTACAGTTAGTTTGCGTGAGATTACACAGGAAACAGTCAATTCCATTCTGAATCTTCGTGTAACCAAAGCACAGGAGCAGTTTGTCGCTTCAAACGCAGTTTCTATAGCAGAAGCCTATTTCTCGGAGGAGGCATGGTTTCGCGCAATCTATGCGGACGAGGTGCCCATCGGTTTTCTGATGCTATCTGATCAACCGGACAAAGGCGAATATTACTTATGGCGCTTCATGGTTGATGCCGCACATCAAGGCAAAGGTTATGGTCATCGCGCCCTTGAACTCCTAATCGAGCATGTGAAGACACGACCAAATGCGAAGGAACTTTTCTTGAGCCATGTTCCCGGTCCTGGAAGTCCCGAAGGCTTCTACCGCAAGCTAAATTTTGAACATACGGGTGAGAAGGCGGGTGAGGAATTGGTGATGAAATTGACACTTCATAAAGGAAGTTCATCTGAATCTCAAGGATAGGTATAGGAGGACATTATGAAGTTTTATCACGGCACAACCTTACAGAATGCGATTAGAATTGCCGAGATGGGCTTTCTGCCAAGGAAGGGCGTAGTCTGGTTCACCACGAGTAAGCACCGTGCCCAACGTCGCGCCAAGCAAAAAGCGCGTAAAA encodes:
- a CDS encoding mannonate dehydratase codes for the protein MMKISVWDGGLSDSYLKQVTQLGADCIDFGGGNSFPGVTEQGYPDLDEVIKIRKRIRSWGLDINRVTLPDITETFMKGLPGAEKELENTCNALKVFAEAGVPIARQRFWGDTFNEIMTRYNSEHRGGYLSRGESRGLTVNPPETPNFEELEEWWKRFCEVYGHLVPIAEDNDIKLAIHPSDTPNPDTPLGSLGFHRVIDAFPSRNVGYLYCCGTRGEAGSTPLVLDEINNYGRKGKIFMIHLRNVRGSLATAGAFEEVLLDDGDMNMFKIVLELHKVGFDGCLNPDHIPRMEGDDGLAYSVGYIKALFAALSVI
- a CDS encoding GNAT family N-acetyltransferase gives rise to the protein MSLGIEATVSLREITQETVNSILNLRVTKAQEQFVASNAVSIAEAYFSEEAWFRAIYADEVPIGFLMLSDQPDKGEYYLWRFMVDAAHQGKGYGHRALELLIEHVKTRPNAKELFLSHVPGPGSPEGFYRKLNFEHTGEKAGEELVMKLTLHKGSSSESQG